The Pagrus major chromosome 1, Pma_NU_1.0 genome includes the window AGTACATATGTATATTTTAACTCATGGACATGTAGGAAaagctttcaaaacaaactcgCAATATAACAAACTCTATGTAATGTACGTTAGGTGCAAGAACACCTTCCGTCAACTTTTTACAAACTGGGAAGTTGTGATATTATGTATAGTGATCTTAACAGTGCAGGGCAAAAAATATAGCTGGGAATAATAATAGGTGAAAAAGGtagaaacttaaaaaagaacatacaaacaaagaagaaatgaCAGACCTACACAAATAAGGACAGTGGCTAAAAATCaaggttatatatatatatgctgaaaaagacaggacagacagaaacCTGTGAAGTCGCTCTGTAATTGCAGAGATGTAGTGTGGCAGCTGTACAGACCTGACACATGCTCTTTTTCATCTGTTTAAATGATGTATAAAGCAACAGTAGTTCATAGTGAGGAACGGTTTAGACCAAAAGAAattaatgtcatttaaaataaagcaatCCTGGATGGTAGGGGGTGACTCATGGTAACATGGTACACAATGAAAATGGATCCAgttgtcaggaaaaaaaataaaataaaagtgcaTCACTGCCATTAGATTCTCTATCAATATAACCAGTTAATATCACAATTACTTtactatttaatatatttacacagaaatatTTGCAACATTATGTTTTGTGATCTTCATTTTCAGTGTTCTCTTTTTAAGTACActtgaatataaaatgaaatttagATTTTCATCACCCACTCAGCCCTtccacaaacaacaaaagagacaaatacaacgACACAACTCAGTTTTTGCTGTTTTAGTTCTCGCTTCACACGTTTCATTTTGTGCCACATGTACACCTACTGAGGCACTCTTATTGCTGTCTTGTTAAAAATCTACACTCACAACACACAAAGATTCAAATAACCTAAATCAGAATTAAAGCTATGATCAACATGTTTGAAGGAAACCAGGAGGACAAAAACACTTTTGCCTCACATTTCCCTTCACTTTACTAATCATCAAGCCGGTAGAAATCAGCACACAGCTCAGTGGCAGGCCGAAGcacagctctgctgctctgaaaTCAATCTCAGCTGTTCAGATGGTgaacatcaacatttactttgAAAGCAGAAGTGAATTCTTGGTTGACCAAAGTGAATAGTGAGCGCACGAACATTAGGTATGAGGCCACAGCTACATTCTTTAAAGAGCAGCTTAACACCCAGTTTATTTTGAGCACGCAACGttcacagattttaaaaaatgcatccGCTGCCCATCCTACATGTTAGGTGGTGGTGATACGTACGTGATAGATTTCACACGTTTTTGAGCGTGTAATTTACCAACTCAGACGAGTAGCTTTAGTGTTAAATTAGTCTTTACATTGAagtgttgaagaaaaaaaacaaaacagacaaagagacagagttctgattgtttttttcccctcattggTATTTTCATACTTAATTTTTCCTTTGGTACTTACTTTATCCAAATTTGACTCTACCACTGTTACAATTCATATAGTATTAATTAtgttatcattttaaataaagaacGTACTCTATGttctattaaaatgaatgtgctacacaaagaaatgtcattattctcagtcaataaaaaatgaatagaaaaaccATGAAAGTTATGATagttaaaaaaaggtttttaaaaatgttctcataTATGGAATAAAATATGTCGCCATTTAAGACCCACATTTTGGaatacttaaagggacagttcaccccaaaaccaaaaatacatattttccctAATAGCTGTGGTGctatctagattgttttgagGTGACTTGCTGAATTTTGGAGACACTGACCTAGAGATGTcatcatgacccggttactcaagataatccacagaccttttGTGAGCAGTTCCAtctaggaactattttctttctaccaaactacagCCGCCAAATGCATCTACTTATGGATGAGACCGCAAGTTGAGTGCCATCTAATTCCATTATATCTGAAAGTAGGAAAACACTACAGgcgatatctccaaaactcagcaactcacaccgaAACAATCTGGATGGAAAAATAGCACTATAGGTacagtaaaaggaaaaatatgtgtttttgattctggggtgaactgtccctttaagtttaCCGGACCAGACTTTATATATGGAGTGTATAATCTTAATTAACTACTTTCACATCGCTTCACCACTATCATGTATTTTACAGGAGGATCGGGGAAATATCAGGGAGAAGTTAAAATCACAAACAGGCTTTGAAATGGACTAATAAACAAAAAGCTACGATGTAGATATAGTTGTTGTTTCACTTCAGGGATTAAAGTAGCACCGCAAATCACAACAAATTCAAAGGCAAAATTCACATTCACCAGTCCAAAAATAATTGTTGATTTATTCCTTGAGAAACAATATTTAAGTCTCTTCtgtcagaaacactgaaatagTCAATTATTGAAGACGTTGGGTATTATTAGTTTGATTTACAGTGGTGCTGTGTTGGGGGAGCTGCAATAAATTCATTGCCAAATAATCTGAatgcacaacaaaaacaaacattaattacACGTCAGGTGATAGGTCACTATCTCAGCAAACCTTACAtatttgaagatgtcatctGAATTATGCCTTTGACAGTAATGCTTTTAAAGACAATGCATAATGAGATTACAAGTGTAATCTCTTACTAATCAAAGGCTGTACCAAGGAACCCAAATAACAAGCAGTGGACCAAGAAAGAGATAAACCCCCAGTGTTTGAGAGGCAGTGAGAGGGATTTCTGAAACACTAATGTGCTGCAATAATACAACAATGCTACAATGTGCATTGTATCTAAGTTGAGCAGGAAGTCCAGATGCTCTTAATCCTGAGCAAATCACTGCTGGAAAAAAGAGGAGCTGAGCGGGCTGAGCAGATGAAGCTGAAGAAAAGGCTTGATTCCCCACTTTAGCTGATGTAAGGTAAGTCACCTCTTACCGTCTTCTCATttgtacacacgcacacacacacacacacacacacacacacacacacacacacacacacacacacacacacacacacacaggataacAGGATGATTTGGCTGGGATCAGAAGATGTCGGGGCACAGGTCCCAGCTGCCTTGCTCCTTCGCCTCCCAGTACCCGCCTTTGTAGACGTGCAAGGTCTCTCCAGAAACGGGGTCGTCTAACTTCTCGAACCACATCGCCTGGTAGTTGTCTTGATGGGCGcctgaaggaaaagaaagactATCTTTTACAGAGGAAGCTTTAGAGGGACCTGAGGTGAAGGTTAAGAAACCTCTGTGCCATGACAACAACTGAGCTGATAACGACTCTGACGTTTAAACTGAAGTATAAAAAGGTGCAAAAAGCGATTCTGGAGACTTGTGGTCTCCTGGTGGCCAGCCAGATCTACCAGCACAAAGTGTTAGTATTTAACGACCTGGGAATGGGACACAAAAAATTGAAACAAATTACACCTTTGACTGTAGACTTGTCGACTAGTTTAAAAGCACAAAATCacccagaaaacacaatttaaccTAGAAGATTAAACACTGTCCGAAAAAATAGTGTGACAAATGTTAGACCTCTTCAGTAAATCACCGTAGTTGACAGTAACGGATGCCAGTTTTTTCTAAAGCAACACTTGACTAAGAAGACATGACATGTTAGTTCAAATTATATTACTATGTAATTGTACGACTAATTGCGCTCATCTCAAGTTCCTGATCACTTGGTTTTCAGATGCACCTTATAAAAACTGACGCAAAACAAAGAACAGGAATTATAGATAATTATTCTTCTGCAATATGACATGTGGAGGGAATCAGGCTCAAAACTAATGCCCAGAACTAATGGATCAATGACAGACAAAATGCTACTACTAAAATACTAAAGTACTAGGCTTGTGCTGACTCTACAGTCAGCTACAGTCTTCTATAAGGTTAAGACTATCATcctaaatctaaataaaaaactaaataaatgaaggGATAATGGGGAGCAACACTGATGTTACTTGCTTTTGACTTGAGCTCCATAAGGACATTCCTTGCCTTCCACTAAGAGAGAACAAGTTGCAAAGGATGTAAAGAGGAAATGATGGAAGATGAACAGGGTTTCTTAATCTAGATTAAATTAAACTACAACAATGTTTTGAAATACTTGGACTGTATGTGTTATAATCAGAATACTTGCTTAGGTAAGGGGGGAGCGATGGTCCATAAGGGGCTGAAAATAGAAGAATTAAGGATGAATCTTTGAGAGTTTATATATAAAAGATGAAAGTATAAAGAAGAACAGAGAATGAAATGTAAGAAACTACTTGCATGCAACAGGTGTATGAGGGGGAGAGTCCTCTGTGTCAGCTTAACACcagcacagaaaaaacagatgtgAACCCACAACTCAAACAGTATCCACACAGAATTcttgtttatgttcattttagAAGTGCTGTGTGCAGCATTTAAGGCAAAATAGGCTTGTCAACAATACTGTGAGAGCCAAGTATACTTATTTTCCACTAAAGGCAATGGTCTGGACATTTCTGACCTCTAACATCACTAATATATCACTTCCTGTCATAAAAAGGACCCCTGCTTCTTAACTCCCAAGATATTTATTGCTATCTTTGTCTGCACTTCTTCCCATTTGTGCTGTAAAGCAACATAAACTAACAGATGATTTCCAGTTTTATCAGATTTGGAGGCAGTGTATAGGCTCACCTCTCACCTTTAGTGCCACTTGTCCATCTAGATTATTGGTGTGAAATGTGAGTTTTTGAGATGAGATGGCCATAaagatgtctgctttctcttAATTATattggaactagatggcaccgAAGGAactgtgcatctactcatggatgagagggTATCTAATACCACTTTCATACCAAAATCAGCATGTAAAGCATGCTTTCAGCACCACTAGCAAAGATGTCTGAGTAACTGAAGTCACTAGTGTTGAGAAACAAGCCTATATCGTCTTTCCATGAATATAAAAGAGCAATGTCTTCCTCGCTGCTCTgttaacacaacacaaagcaCTTTTAAAAGGACATATAATGTAAAGCTGTGAAGTGATACTTGCTTTCATCAGAAACCTCATTTGCTTCTGTGCCAATCTCCACTGCATCAgctaaacagaacagaaatcaATAAAGGGAGGGTAAAAGCTGAATGAAATGTTCGCAAGATGATGAAGGAAGACATTTAGCACCGTCCtattatatacaaatatactgTCGATGTGTTTTTGGATCTAGGGTTGATGTATAGTTAGATCGAGGGTGGGAAAAGACTAAGAGAAGAGTACTTGCTTTTCAAGGGTGAGTCATTGATTGAATCCTCAGTGACAGCTTAgggatgagacagagacaagcaGACAAGGTATtccaagacagacagacagacagagtggacAAAAGATGAATGGACAGAAAAATATTGGACgcaaacagaataaacaagcaCCCAAACAAGGctcatttcctttcatttttttagtACCTTCCTCAGGTGAGCTGGCTGCTTTAAcagcctccctctccctctctcgacGGGTGATGCGCTGTTTCTCTTCTAGCCTCTGTTTCTCTGCGTTCGCCTCATCCCAGCGGCCGTCCTCCATTAGCCGCTGATCAGGGCGCTTCCGACTGTCAGTTGGCGCCACTCCCTCTTCAGGTTCATTGAGCGTCAAGGCCAGTGAGGAGAAGAAGTACATGttctctgctccctctctgtAGAAAGTTATGATGATAAAAGATCAGAGGCATGAAGctaaaacaatttaaaagatGTAAATACTGCTCTACCTCTACAGATTTGTTTGAAAGACTTCTTTACAATAGAAACTCACGGTAGAGGGTTCTTTGTCCAGATTTCTTTGGCTTTGAGGGTTTGATAGACAGTCCTCTGTTTGCCTTCTGTGCCGTTCTCGCCTTTACTGCTCTGCATGATCCTGGAGAACTCCATCTTCTCATCCCAGGTTCCTGATAGCACGTAATGAGCCTTCCCATCCTTATCTGTAACTACTCCTGTTACCTGAGAGACAAACGAGCTTTCAACTTACataatttttatgtttttaatatacATCTTCCTGTTAAGATGCACATCAGCTCCGGCTTTACATACAGCAAGAGTAATAGAATAAAaagaatataaagaataatacaATTGAAAAGCCCACCTTTCTTGGTACATCTCTGGAAAAGTAACTGTAGGGAGCAAACTTGAGGTGGCAGCGATCTCCTGTCTTGTGGTTTACCACATCTATCTCTCCTGACTGGAGGGGCAGAAAGGAGAGATACAATATGCTCTGCTGATACGACTTAAAGGATAAACCTAGTAGAACAGTAAGCAAAAATCATCTGAAGCCATATTTGTCATAAATAGACAATATTCCTAAGCAGTTGTAATGTTGTTAAGCTTTGAATTTACCTGGTCAATCCATAGTTTTCCAACAATTATGTTGTGTACTGTGGTAGTCACTTTCTTCCAAGAGTAGTGATTGTTGCTTTTGTCAAATAAACACTGGATAGCACCTGAGGACAGAGGGGGGATAATGTTAGAGGGCAGTTCTCATTTTTACCCTTTtaaccaaaaatataaattccatATCCCACATCTATGGTACAAACTATGGCGTGAGTTTCTATATCTACACATCGCAAACGATCAATTTTTCTTATTATCCATGTTTAATCTTTTGCTTTTTGGTCTGGACGCACTCACCCAAAGGCATAATAGAGagatattttcctctgaacttGCTGGCCAGGGTGATTTCTTGTCTGAGAGTCCAGCCCTTTTCAGAGATGGCATGGTGGGCTGCAGCAGGTGGATGGTGGCTCACCTGAGGAGAGGCGAgagaagtgaagagagagaagcaaagtcagaatttgaccatcacaaataaataagtaatGCATAAAAAACACTTCATGAATGTGATGCTGTAGTTAAAACTAGCTAATTTAAGTCAACGGAAAAATCTATAGTCTGCAAGAGCCACTTGTTGTATGCGTGATGCTGCCTTTTCACAACAGGTCacaattttaaatgatttcCGGAGTGTATTCCACATACCTGTTCACAGAGGGAGCGGTAGCCACACTCGCTTAGCCGATCAAGCTCAAAGGTTTCTCCCAGCAGAGGATTGAAGGGTTTTCCTGTGCGGTGGACAGTGGTGGAGTACGAAGACACTGTGAACGCAGCCACATAACACATCTGCTCCAGAGAGCTCTGACATTTGGCAGCCTTATCCAGAAGCTCGTAGTACTCCAGGTCTTCAGAAAGACGCTGCAGCATTGAGAGGGGCTCGTTGAAATTCACCTGGTGGGTACAAAGTCAGAGGAGAAGTTTGATTACTTCTGATTATTCTTAAAGAAAAAGCCACTTGGTTACCAACAAGAGCACACGTTTCTTACAGGCATTGGTATCTTTGAGAGCTCCTTTCCAATACAGTTCTTCATGATGCTCCACAGATTGAGGTAATAGTTAGGCTTGTCGGGAATACGAGTCCGTCTTTGTCTAACTGGCTCTAGCTCAAGGGGCTGAGGAGACTCTGGATTGGATGCCAACGACAGTTCATCAAactggaagaagagaagaaaaacagcccTCAGGATCAGATGGCTGGCAGAGGAGAAGACAAGTCGATACAAATCAGAACTTGCTGACAATAACAAAGTTAACACACATTTACCGACTGATCATCCATTCCAGTCTCACTGCTGAACCCGCTGACGTTGCTCCCAGATCTCCTGGTGGACAGATAAACAAGaaggcataaaaataaaaataaaacccacAAGACTTGAATATGAAATTATTGAAACAGAGAGTTATTAACCTGTGATACTTGGGGTCAGCAGGGACTGTAATAAACTCTGCTGGGTCTTCCATAGCATCAAAGAACTCATtgtcatcatcctcatcactgGCATCACCTTTCCCCGACACACCGCCTAAAGTGAAGAGAGACAGTTTGACAGTTGGTGCAGGTACATGTCATGGCGGCCATGCTTTTGAGTAACATCAAGGGCCTAAAGACAGAAGTGCAGGCTGGGATGAGAGCCTTACCTTTGTTACCTAAGGCTGGATTGCTGAATGAAGAGGGGAGGACTGTGGCTCCTCTGAAAGCTCTTTCCAAGTGGTTGTGCTGTTTGGCCAGCTGCTCCAGAGTCTCTTCCAGTCGTATCCTCTGGTCTCTTTCTCCCTGTAAGGCCTTCTGCCAGCGCTTACTATGGTTCTGGGCCAGGGAGAGGAAGTCTCTACATGCCTTGAgaaagcatgaaaaaacaaGAGTTACATTTCAGCAAGAGAGTCAACAACAATATTGCACGTTCATCAGCAAATAAGTAATAGGGTGACTTACATTGATCATGGCATTCGAGGTGATTCTGAACAGTGTGGCCCTCTCTGTGACTTGTCTGATCTTGTCCCCCATGTCCCCTCCGACACGAATCCCCTCCAGTTCTGACAAAGACCTGTGtgtgcaaacaaaataaataaatatccttcacctttcttttctttgggtGATATTGTTTAACAAAGGAGCTCAGTTTGATAACCGATACCTTTGGAGGGCAGACCCATGCTTGACAATGAGATCGTTGCAGGTGGTGAGGTCCTCCACCTTGCTGTTGAGTGTTCGCAGTGTGGACTGGACTTCTGAGTTACGGCAGCCTCCACCCTGTCCTGAGGTGGGGGGAACTGCAGGACAATCATCACCCGAGTCAtctgagagagagtgagagcagGAAAGACAGtaagaccaaaaacaaagttttgtgtTGCCGTTTAAGCCATTTTGTCTCCTGCATTCTTTAACATATCTGTGTTCCCTCTCACCAGATTCAGCCTGCATGCGGACTGCCTTTGCCTTGGCGAGCTCCAGAGCTGTGATCCATCGCTGGCGCTCTACTTCTGAGTTGGCCTTCAAGTGGTAGGTCTGCGCCCCTCCATTGGAAATTACAAAATTGCACGAGTCCTCCACAGTAATATTGGCTGTGGCCAGGTTGATGGTGCCTCGGCATGTGTGACCCATCTCTGCCTGGGTCCTGGAACAGAATGAGGGACATGTTAGTGTACTGTTCATTTAAATGCCCTTTAAACAGCGAATGAAAGTCAGTGAGATACTGCTTGTTACgttttctattttaaaatatCTATTTAGTATATGACCCACCTCTATGATTTTACATTGACCCCCTGTTTAGCCAGGCAAAACCCTGCAAATTCATTACACGTTCAGTCAAACCTACCTATAGTAAGACAGCAGTCCATTGCTCAGAACAAACCAGCGTCTCTGGTAACCTTTAATGTAGTTAGTCCATTTGAAGAGCCAACCCTTGTAGGTGTCTCCAGGGGTTGGAGTGGGGGATTTAGGCTCCGACATCACAACAGCCTGTGCTTTCACTGGGTGAAGTTAGAGCCTGTGGAGATAAAAACCTAGATCAAAGATTTACATTGATATTCCACTGTTGGACATGTTACTGTTCGTTCTGCTTAATGCACATTTGACACAGGAAATGTATGCAGAAACTGGTTTGGCTTATTAATGTCAACACTTTTTGACTATAGTCACAAGTTCAGTTTGTCATCCTATGTCATATATTAAGGCATaaagatgtgtttgtttatctttcTGGTTCTTTATATTTAAAGGAAATTGTTGGCATCAAGAAACACTAATCTCTACTACAACCAATGAATAAATACCGACCTCCTGTTTAGCTTTTGTTAATGTAAAAACGTGATGGCTGCTATTTATCAAACTTACGTTACACGGATAAATGTATGAATGCTGACAGGTCCACATTTAGCATTTAACATTACAAGAGCTATGACTGTTAGCTAAGTAAACAGTGAGGGCTAGCTCTCACTATCAAACCCCCCCTAACACGAATCGGGGATTAACACAGATATCTATGATGTCGTGTTATTATGTCGTTATGACGGATTCAGCTTTGACgtgaaatatacaaacaaacaacaaaatggtTGAGTGCTGACATCACTTCTACAGTAATAATCTGTTTAGCGAACAGTGCTCTGAAAGACTGAGAAAACACGGGTCACTGCCGATCACAGTCACCTCAACCCGCCACTTATTTGCCAGGATTACACACTAGTGTCCACTAAGCAGTCTGGATATTTCAGATGTACTTCCAGGAGCAAGAAGCCGATTCTGGGCATCAAAGCCACTTAAAACAGTGCTGCCACTAAGCTTGCTGCTAGCTAAACAACAGGAAGCTGTCAAACAGCCGGACACGTTGGAAGCGATAATAATATCTCAAATATGCGACTCTCAGTTTCTTTGTCCGATATTTTTAATTGACATTAAAGCATTATCGTATTTACCGCTTACACTTACCGTGCAAGACTTTAGCTATTAGAGGTGTACATGGCGTACTCAATGTAGCGGTGTTAGCTTGCAAGTGTTAGCTTTGCTAACTACTTTCGTGGATGAACCATGGACCGATGGGATGAGCGACTACTTTGCTACAGGTTGTGCAACAGAAAAAGTCCGCCGGTGAGCCCCTTGATAGTCAGCATTGGTTCCGGTGAAGACAGgaaccaaaacaacacaagaaaacttgcattttttttttttttagcaaacatACATTTCCAGTTGTGATGAATATTTGATAATCTGAAAGACTGGGCGAATGGCTAAACAGTATCTGTACCACAGTATCAACACTATTTTTAATAGAAAGTAAATGCTTGTTTATTATTCACAATTTAATTTCACTGAAttagtttaaatatttttcGGTTTAACTGAGACACCCACAAGTAATCACCCACCACTGTCATGGCCTGTTAATAGACCGTACAAGGCTGCCATCTGttgtacaaaaacaaatccaCCCTATTTTTGGAGTAATGTATGTACATGTAAACATTTGTGAAATGCATATTCTTAATATCAGTCTATATTCTCTCCAATTTGTTGTCAGTTCACCAAATTTAAAAactaatattattttattaaccattttatttataatttgaAAGGCATGGCTATCAACCAACTACTTGTAAGGAATTATCTTACAcactgtattgttttttttacagaaaggATGAAACCATGAAAGTGGATATGTTActcaataataaacatttttaacattttaatttgtgattttctttatGTATTGTCATTTTGGATTTGTTGTGAACCACATTTAACTTAAAAAACCCGAGTGGATTTTAAAATTCCTCCTATTGTTCATCACTACTGGACCTGTTCTTAGCCTCATGCCATGAAATGTGCAACAGCTGAAATGAAACTAAAAGGCATTCAGAATTGACACTACTTATTTACAATTATAACAAATTTACATCCTCACTAAAACAATATTCTCATCCTGCGTATAGTTACCCTCCAACTTGCTCTACACCTTGTAAATTtgacacagaaaatgaaaaaaaaaaagacatttctctGATTGGTATTCATTTTATTGGACAATTCttaactacaacaacaaagcTTTTATGAAGTAAGCATGAAATTGGATCAGTTTCTTTAAgcatcgtgtgtgtgtatgtgtatatctgtgcatgtgtgaatgcatgtttgtgtttaagatAATCAACTATCCCCCAAAAAATTATTTGGTGATGGTGTTTGCATTCATACTTTTCCCACTACCACTAAGCACAATATATGGTGTTTTCTGGGATTTCTGCTTCTCCTGAAGCAAAGCCACCGTGCCCAGAGGAGTGTCACTGCTGCTCATCTTCTTCAGCAgtgcctcctcctccagcttttTCATCCTCCTCTCGGTCTTCATCTTTCCAGACCCTTTCCCATGGAATCGATGAGAAAGCTGCCTGAAGGCTTCTTTTGGAGTGAGTTTCCGCCCAGATTCATCCACATACTCGATCTTGACGTCAGGCTTGTAGCTTTCCTTCTCCTTGAAGTCTTGAGTGAAGCCTCTGTATTCTTCACGGCGACTGTACTTGTCATCAAAGCCCATCTTGTCCTCAATGCAGTAGTTGTCATTAGGCAAGGCGCCTTTCGGGGCTCTGACACGGGCTACTTTCTGCATTTGAGTGTCCAACAGACCTTTGTTTTTGcacagcagcagggcagcagcaAGGCCGGAGTTGACAATGGGCTCTTCATCCAAAATGGTGGCAGAGGCTGTAGAGAAATCTGGTTGTTTCTGCTCTTCGTCCAGGTTAACGGTGCTCCATCCAACATTCTCATCCATTTCTGAGTCTGAACCTCCAGCGtcatctttctcctcttcctgttcAAAGTCCATAATGTCTTCTTGGTCCTCTCTGTTGCCCGACAGTCCGTATGTTGGAATGTCACCCAGAGTTCTGCAAAACTCTGAGGTGGCGTTGAAAACAATGTTGTTCCTCTTCTCTGGATCattgtcaatgtcaactttagCAAGCTCTTTAATCTGCTCTGCCACCTTTTCCCCAGAGTCTTTGAGAAGCTGCTTCTGTTTCAGCTTCCTCTGTTTTGCCAGTTGTTTCTGCAGCTCCTGCTCTGCCTCATCCTCCTCAATTACAGCTGGTTCAGGAGGTGTAAAGTCTTCCTCATCGCTTATGTCCATCTCTGCCATCCTGATGTCATCAGACATTTGGGGGATATTGTCTGCCAAtttgctctcctcctccccctccccttcctcctcctcctcctctttcacctccTTGCCCTCTTCATCCAGCTTTTTGCGGCCTCGACCGCGTGTCCTGGAGCCAAAGTCAGTGTTGCGGGTGTCATCGAGTGCAAGTTCATCAGCAACTGTcagcttctccttcttcctgATCTTCTTCACACGGCGTTTTGTCTTCTTAAAGCCCACCATTTCCTGAGGCGTGTAATACTCGGAGGCGATGCTGAGAGCGGGCATTTCCAAAGACTGGGCCTGATTTCGTAGAGCCTCTCTCATGGCCTGAAGCTCCCGCTCTCGCTCCCCATCAGCAAAGCCCCCCGTATTCAACCTGaaactctttttcttttcaccctCAATTTCCTCGTCGTACTTGGACAGAACAGTGTGGGGCTTGAACGTGACCATGTCATCCacactctcctcttcttcatagGGCTTGTAAtctggctttttctttttcaactcCACATTCTTCTCTGCTTTTTCCTTGTCCACCATTCCCACATTTACGAGcacatcttcctcttcttcgaGGACACCTTTATCTTGCAGGGTCAGGATGACAGTCTGGCCCTCGTTGAAGGAATCCACCTTGTGCTGCACTTTGAGTCCCTTCAGATCTCGGGATGTGTAGGCATCATTTCTGCTTTGCGCAAACTCCTCTTCCACCAGACTGCTGACACCAAACTCCTCATCCATCTCCTCCAGAAGTTTGGCTCTTTTCTCCgccatttccttttctttcgCCAGCGTTCTGCTTCTCTCAACCCAAGCACATGTGTCGTCCAGCCAGTCATCCTCTGCTAGGGTCTTGACTTTCCCCAATTTCTGGTTCTGGATGCGTTTTTCTTTCAGAGCTGCAAGCTTCTCTCGTATCTCTTTTTGCTGTTTGATGAGGACAGGGTTGATCGTCTCAGCCACCATCGGTTCCTCTTTGGTGCCGAGCTCCTTTTTGTTGTCGCTTAACTCCAGAGGCTTGAGACCCAGCTTGGCCCTGAGTTTGTTTGTCTCATCGATGCTAAGAGATGCATCTCCGCTGGCAGACTGAGGCCCCACCTCTGCACTGCCTTCTTCATATCCCAGATCAACTTTCTCCTTCTTCACTCGGGGCTCTCCGGTGCTCCTTTCACCTTTGGTACGGCTCTCCCGCCCGCTC containing:
- the sart1 gene encoding U4/U6.U5 tri-snRNP-associated protein 1; the encoded protein is MGSSKKHKEKSRDKDTEERRREHKKHRHKDRERDGSDRDKEKRKRSRSRERSGRESRTKGERSTGEPRVKKEKVDLGYEEGSAEVGPQSASGDASLSIDETNKLRAKLGLKPLELSDNKKELGTKEEPMVAETINPVLIKQQKEIREKLAALKEKRIQNQKLGKVKTLAEDDWLDDTCAWVERSRTLAKEKEMAEKRAKLLEEMDEEFGVSSLVEEEFAQSRNDAYTSRDLKGLKVQHKVDSFNEGQTVILTLQDKGVLEEEEDVLVNVGMVDKEKAEKNVELKKKKPDYKPYEEEESVDDMVTFKPHTVLSKYDEEIEGEKKKSFRLNTGGFADGERERELQAMREALRNQAQSLEMPALSIASEYYTPQEMVGFKKTKRRVKKIRKKEKLTVADELALDDTRNTDFGSRTRGRGRKKLDEEGKEVKEEEEEEGEGEEESKLADNIPQMSDDIRMAEMDISDEEDFTPPEPAVIEEDEAEQELQKQLAKQRKLKQKQLLKDSGEKVAEQIKELAKVDIDNDPEKRNNIVFNATSEFCRTLGDIPTYGLSGNREDQEDIMDFEQEEEKDDAGGSDSEMDENVGWSTVNLDEEQKQPDFSTASATILDEEPIVNSGLAAALLLCKNKGLLDTQMQKVARVRAPKGALPNDNYCIEDKMGFDDKYSRREEYRGFTQDFKEKESYKPDVKIEYVDESGRKLTPKEAFRQLSHRFHGKGSGKMKTERRMKKLEEEALLKKMSSSDTPLGTVALLQEKQKSQKTPYIVLSGSGKSMNANTITK